The region TCGAAGGAAATATCAACCACCATAATAGAATTGTGTAATTTTTTCAGAATTTTATGTTCTAGGACATTGAATGTAAAAGACATGGAGAAGGCACAAGGAGACCTCATTCAAATTTTATGCAAAATGGAGAGGATTTATCCTCCAGCATTTTTTGATATCATGATACATTTGGTACTACATTTGCCTGAGGAAGCCATATTGGGTGGGCCAGTTTTTatgagatggatgtacccatttgaaaggtacatgaaaaagttgaaaaattatgttagGAATAAAGCACGCCCAGAAGGATCTATTGCTGAAGGATATGTTATAGACGAGGCTTTGacattttgctccatgtacttCAAAGGTGTGCATACAAAATTCAATTGTCCTGAGCGCAATGAAGATGCTCCTCTTCTATCTCGGTACCTAACAGTTTTcaaatctcaatgtcgtccactcgGAAAACAAACAATAATACCTCTCGACGAGAAGACTCGCAAAAGAGCTGAGTGGTACATACTAGAGAATTGTACTGAGATCGATTTTTATATGAAGTAAGTTAATCAAATGATTACATGTTGCTTAATGAATAACATTGTAtaattctttttaattaaaattataataattttttatttaatagagAGCATCTCGAAGGAATCAGACGGAGGGACCCGAACGCTAACCATAACCTTTTACATAAAAAAGAATTTCAGTCGTGGTTTCATGAGAAGGTATACAAGTGTTCCTTATCCTAATATATACTTATTCCTGATCTTCAAATCTCTCAAATcctgattgttttttttttcttcagattttcaaTTTGTATAAGCTCGGGTCATTAGAACATAGTGATgaattgctagctttagcatctgggtctgATTTCGTTGTGTATTCATATCCGACATGTATAGTTAATGTGGTACGATTTGGCTGGCACATTTCAAATCTTAGGCTGGCACATTTCAAGGAATATTACACAAAACCAGAAGACTTCGAAAACGCAGTCAAAAACCCCCCCAATGAACTCAATGAAGAACAATGGCGACTAATATGTCAGGTGTTCACATCTCCTCAGTTTATTGCTCGTTCTAAGCAAAATTCTCTCAATCGGCAGAAGATGAAATACTCTCCAACACAAGGGTCGATAACGATGGCCGAAACCCTTCATGAAAATGTAAgttaatgtatatataatatatatttaatgaagtttaatttaattataattttcttacAATTTATATTTATCAGCAAAGCAAGGGTTACATTGAGAATTGGAAGGATTGTCATACAAAGAAATGCACAAACACCTTTGTCAACGACTATGCCAAAAATGAATGGGTAagattatataaattaattacttttaaatatattcaaataattataatttgattTTACTTTCTGACTTATTCTTAAAATAGGAACGGATGAAGAATACTTATGACAGCCGATCTAGTACTTCTGACTCTACAGAAGTTTCTGAGATTGAGATACTTCGTGAGACTCTTGGAGAGAGGCGTGGCCATAACCGAGGAGTGGGTCGCAAATTGAAAGGACAATCATCAAAACGGCGTACACAACCAACAACTACTAACCAGCCCGACTTACAGCAGACAGTAGCTCAATTGCAAAGACAAGTTCAGATATTGTCTCAAAAACTGTCTCCTGAGGAACGTGCTGAAATGGATCTTGAGATGAATAATGCAGCTCCAACGCAACCAACGCATCCACGGCCATCTCATTCTCATATGCCTAGAGATGGATCTGGTTCATCTTTTCAGCCAATGGGTTTTCAGCATCAGCAATCGCAACAGACTCCTCTTTCCTTTCAGCAACTACTACAACAACCTCCTATTCATTCGTCTGCATCTTTAACCCCTGAACACATGATTCAATTTCAACAATATCAGATGTTCCAGTCATTCTTCCAGATGATGTCACAGTCGCCAAACAGTTCACAAGTAATGATGCAGATGATGACGCAATCGCCTCAGACGTCTCAAGTTTCTCAGTCACGGACGCCACAAATGATGCCGACACAACAAATGTCTCAGATGCCGCATACTTTTCAGATGATGCTGATACCACAAGGGCAGCAATATGGGCAGCAAACATCATCGATGATGCCTACATCACATGGGCAGCAAACATCGCCAATGATGCCTACACCACATGGGCAGCAAACATCGCCGATGATGCCAAGTTCGCAGGTGCTGCCCTACTACCCACAGATGCCAAATGTTCCTCAACAACAAATTCCGAGAAATGCTAGTGATGATGACGATGACGATGCTACTACAAatttcttttagtatttttatATACGTTTTATGGACTATtgattatgtatttatttatgttttatgaaCACTTTAGTATTTTATATTTCTATGtatgactttttaaaatttaatatgaacatttttagtttgttatatgttttatttttaattaaattattttttatattaattagttataaaaaaatgaaataattaattatttttatattaattaataattaaaaataaataaataaataacactaACGACATAGTCGTCATTGATAATATTATCAATGACGACTAAGTCGTCATTGATAGTTAAaagcattaaaaaaaaaaggttaaattATCACCAACGATATTGTCGTCAGTGATACTTTTTTTTACCAACGACTTGTAAAGTCGTCATTGATATTGACTTTCATCGACGAGGTATCACCAACGACCTATCACTAACGACCTATCACTAACGACATATCGCCATTGATAGCCACTACTCACGAAAGAAGCACCCTTCACTGACGAAATTTGTCCTCGTTGAAgcctttttttcttgtagtgtttatattatttttaccCTGTTCTCACTATATCATAAATTATATATTCTCATTAAATATGTATACATAATActctctttattctattaattaaattcaaacaattattTAGAGTTTACAAATTAAtatcaattaaatatatttttattaattacataataataaaatacatatatttattatttaaaaatactacacatgactaaaatatcattttccttatgtgaattaaatattaCATTTGCAACtaaataagtattaattaaatttaaatagaaAAGTACATAACTAAAATTACATATTAatctatattaatattaatattatcatTATTCGATAATTGGATCATTATAAAACACcgtcttaaaaaaaaaactgggATAAAAACACCTGTACATGCTAGGGGTGCACACAGGTCAGATTTTCGGGTTTCGAGTGCATCGGGTTCAGATTTTGCGGGTTTCGGGTTGGGAAATGGGGTACCAAACCCGCTCtgaattttttcaattttttaggtAATTTTGGATTTTGGGTTTCGTCGGGTCAGGTGGGGTTGGGTTTCAGGTGGGATTGGGCCgaaaatggtaaaaaaaattcaaaaataccaatttttgacactattttaaaaaaaatttactttgatttttttacaaattgggcATTGGTAAATTTTTTTGAAAGGGTAGGGGATTAGGGTTTTTTTGtcatcaaatttgaattaaaattaaaataaaattttatttttttttatttttttgggtcCGGGTGTAACACGAACTCGTGTGTGTATTTACCACACTCGAACCCGACCCAAAATTAACGGATTTGGCCAAAAAGTGAGTTTTCGAGTTTTGCAGGTCAAATATTCACCCTTAGTACATGCACATTTAAGGGTGTGTTATATCGGTAGAGTAAAAAGTACTATTATACCCTAGTTATTCCCAAAGTTATTTTGGAGAATGTTAgagtataatttaaaaaaaaattattttagtgATTAGAAGCTCTTCCTAAAGAAGAAGTTTCTCTAAGAAGCTCTTTTATAACATAAAAGAAGTTGTTATGAGTTTtaatgaaattttaaaaatttatattttattcacttttaataatagaattttattttaattttaataaaatcaaaacataattcTTTTAAAATAAACTATCCAAACAATAGCTAAAAAAACTTATgtttttacttttctttttacGGGCCAAAAGTAGAAGTAAAAACTATACCATTCGAATAAAAAAATACCATTGGGTTAGAAAATAGCTTGTTCTCAAGACTAGATAGCATTGCCCTAACTAAAATcacaatttaaaaaatatgaaataataacatacataaaattaggtattaaaaaaaattattaaaaaaatctgTTCAACCTAACGGTTTGAATTGAAAGCAATTATTAGCTAACCTACTAATACCATGTGAGTGTGGTACCATTACCATACTGAAGTACGCATTTTACATAGGCTTTATATCTTTTTGaacaatttgtttttttttattatttgtttggatcttgtgttttgacaaattactttttggactctatattttgtaaaatagttaaaatagaatcctaaactcaattttgatgaagaaaaaattaaatataacaacacagtttttaagcagaatgattttatttttgttctgaactattagtttggtaaattatttgtaattttaattgagaaaatattgactaaaatcggatttagggttctattttaacaattttacaaaatatagggtccaaaaaataatgagaaaaaacacagagtccaaaaaaatataaactcttTTACCTATTAAAAACATAGCAACATTTGTTACAACTCACATTTTAGTACAATTATTTACCCAAAATATTGTTAAAGAGTTATGTGCTCAAAAATTTACTTGTCAAAATTCATGAGTCTAAAGCTTGAAGGGAATATAATTTTTTGGTActctgtgttttatcgaaatacagatTTAGTATTTTATTGTATTAATAATGCTCGTCTGTTACCCTGTAATTTTAAATTGTATATATTTGGTATTCTAGActcaaatttgaaaaataaatttttatcaatATGAACAAATTACCATAAGTTATATgtaaaaaactaattaaattcaaattttaaactcatataattaataacagtttgattatattgataaaatttaaatctggggtaccaaatatgtactaTTTCAAATTACAAAGTATCAAATGagtattattaaaaacatatgcTACCAaatatgtattttgataaaatataaaATACCAAATAAGTATTTACCATGAAATAGTATTTGTGGAAAAAAGTATTGATAtatttaagtcaatattttaCTTATGATATATGTCCAAAACCGAAAATAAAAGTGTCAAGATGCTAGCCAAGTACTAGCAATATTTATATTGATTATGAAACCCATTTTAGATCTATACAACTTTAtgcttaaaaaagaaaaaaaaaaagaaaaagaaaaagaaaaagaaaaagaaaaaagaagtgtGATTTATGTATCACACTCACATTTTCTGTCCTCATATTCGACCGTttatttcatctttatattcttaCCTAAACATGTATGATTTTTATACTAAGGTCTTACGTGGTATGTGTTATAGTTGATTTAGATTCATAATAtagtataaaaatatttttaaccaAGATTCGATTGGAATTATTGTCGTTTAATACACTTTTTGTAAAGATCTGACCGTTGTGAGAAAAAAGTAgggtttttatttattaaatatttaaggaTTTAGGTTAGtagtaataaataaatgaaagttTATGTGATAGGTCGTCATAGGACACTTTTCAAAAATCTCAAAGCTGCTGAGGGCAATTATTGAGTTCATATTGATTATGGTCAGGCTTATTAATAAAGAGCTTATTTAATTCACacacacaaaaaatatatttaaaaataaaatatctaattatatataaagtattattttaagaattaaaaatatCTCCACGTGATGTTTTGTGTGTTTAATTTAACCTTTATTGGTTTCTTTTCATAGTATTCCTTTATCCTATTTTTAGTGCATAGTTTATACCTGTGGTATATTAGCATGTGCTACATTCTTAGGGCCGTACAAAAGTTTTTGAAAATCGCCAAATTAGGATAAACTGTCAAAATCAAATCGAAAAAATCGATAAAAAATACAATCTGAATATCCAACAAAAATTCAAACCGCCCAAATAACCTGAATAAACCGagtaagagtttttttttttccattataaatacatatattaagtatattattatatatattatatgtaatattgaatattgtttttaaatttttaacaatgagTTTAGAATAA is a window of Humulus lupulus chromosome 4, drHumLupu1.1, whole genome shotgun sequence DNA encoding:
- the LOC133833165 gene encoding uncharacterized protein LOC133833165; translated protein: MDLEMNNAAPTQPTHPRPSHSHMPRDGSGSSFQPMGFQHQQSQQTPLSFQQLLQQPPIHSSASLTPEHMIQFQQYQMFQSFFQMMSQSPNSSQVMMQMMTQSPQTSQVSQSRTPQMMPTQQMSQMPHTFQMMLIPQGQQYGQQTSSMMPTSHGQQTSPMMPTPHGQQTSPMMPSSQVLPYYPQMPNVPQQQIPRNASDDDDDDATTNFF